From the Thioalkalivibrio sp. XN279 genome, the window CTGGCCGCTGGCCGTGGCCAGCGCCGCCACCCCGCCCTCGAGCGCCGCCACGCGCTGCTCGAACACGTCGGTGGTCGGGTTCATGATCCGGGTGTAGATGTTGCCGAATTCCTGCAGGGCGAACAGGCGCGCCCCGTGATCGGCATCGGTGAAGGTGAAGGAGGTGGTCTGGTGGATCGGCACTGCGCGGGAATGCGTTCCCGCAGCAGGGGACTGGCCTGCATGGACCTGCAGGGTCTCGAATCTGGGCTTGTTCATGTCGGCTCCGGGCGGTCGTCGCAATGCAGCACGCCCGATTATGCTCACGGATCATGCGCTGAAGCCAGCCTCCGCCAGCCCTTCGCCAATATCAATTTGTCGGGGCGACCTTACCAGCGGTAATAAAGGCGGAGGCCGTAAATCGTCTCATCGGGACCGATATCGCCGTCGAAACGGGACGCGTGCCGGCGCGGACCGGTGGTCATGTAGGGCCGGAAGGACGCGTTCCCCTCCTCGATCCCGAGCCAGGACTCGACCTGGCGGTTGATGGCGCCGATAGGATCGCTCAGGGCCAACAGGGCGCGATGGCGGAACTCCATCGGCTCGCCGGGCTCATAAAGCGCCTGCGTGCGGGCGCGCACTCCCATAAAGTACTCGCCGAGTATGGCGCCAGCCACCGGCGTCACGATGATGTCCTGGATAGAGGGCTCCTCGAACAGGGCTTCGACGCCGAACTCGAATGCCGAGGACATGGCAAACGAATACCACAGCGAAGCACGCTCGTCGTAACCCCGCTCGCGGGCTCGTACGTAGTAGGCGGCGCCCCAGTAGGGATGCAGCACGTAGTTGAGGTAAAAGTCGTCGCTGTCCCACTGCGGGTTGCGGACGTTCTGCCACCATGAATCGAGGCTGTAGTCTGACCGCTGTTCTTCGGTCCAGTTGGTCACGCTCTCGGGCAACGTGTAGAGCACCACGACCGTGCCCACCTGGTAGGACAGCAGGAAGCTGGTGTCGCGCCGCAAGCCGGCCCGGTCGGGCCCCTCGGGCGCGGTCGCGGTCGCGGTCGCGGTCCCCAGCGCACTGCCTGGAGCAGGGCTCGACATGGCCGCCAGGGCGGCAGCCGGCAGGCAGCCCAGCACCAGCAGCGCAAGGATCGCAGCGAGGCCAACTCGCTGCCGCCATGGCTTTCCAAGGGGCGATGCGCTAAAACGTGCCGCTAGCATGAAGCCGAGTCCCACCAGCCAAGTCCGCGGCGCATTGTACCTGCTGGCGCTCCTGTTGACTCCCAGCGGACCCGCGCTGGCGCAGGCGGTACTGTTCGACGTGCACAACCAGCATCCGCTGGTGCAGCTGCACGCGCCCCCGGCGCCGGGGGAGCGGGCGCCCGTCGCACCTGGCCAGTGGCGTTGGGATCTCGGCCTGCGACTGAACAACAACTCCATCCAGGACGGCGACGCTGAGGCGGAACGCATCGTGCTGGATGGGGAGACTTACCGCAGCGCCTTCACCGTCTCCCGCGGCCTGCGTCCGGGCCTGGCGGTGGCGGCCACCGTGCCGCTGGTGGCGCACAGCAGCGGCTTCATGGACGGCTTCATCACCGACTGGCACGACCTGTGGGGACTGTCCAACGAGCGTCGAAATGCCTTCGAAAACAACCAGCTCGACTTCAGCTACCTGCAGGACGGCGCCGCACAGGTGGCGCTGCGCGAGTCCGCGCGCGGTCTCGGCGACGTGCGGCTCGACCTGGACTGGCATGTGCGCCCGGCGGGCCAGGACCAGCGCAGCCTGGTCCTGCGCGGCGGCGTCAAGCTGCCGACCGGCTCCAGCGACCGGCTCCTGGGCAGCGGCGGCACGGACTTGTCGTTGCAGGTGCTCTCCAGCGACCATCGCTCGTTCGCGGCATGGAACGTCTCCCTGGCGTGGTCGCTGGGCGCTTTGTGGCTGGGCGAATCAGAGGTGCTGGACTCGATGCGCGAAGACTTCGTGGGGATCGCCTCGGCCGGTTTGCGCTGGCGCATGAACCCGCGCTTCGAGGCCGGCATGCAGGTCGATCTGCATACCGCCGTCTACGACTCTGAGCTGCGGGCGCTCGGCGCAGGCGGAATCCAGCTCACGACGGGCGTGGGCTTGCGGCTGCGCGACAGCAGCCTGGTGGAGCTGGCGATGCTGCAGAACCTGCGCACCGACACGATCCCGGACTTCGGCCTCTACCTGGGCTGGCGCTCCGCACCCTGAGGCGCGTCCGCCGCGGGGATTTCCTCTTGCGCTGCGGCCGCAGCCGCCTCCAGCGCCGGTTCCGCCTCCGGCAACATCTCCATGGCGGTCGGCGTGGTGCGCAGCATGGGATGGAAATGACTATCCGTCGTGGATTCGCGGCGGCGCAACGAAAGACGCGCCAGCACGTACAACCCAAGCACCAGCTGCAACGTCATGAGCGCGCCCGGGAGGGCCCGCGGACCGAAATGCGCCATGAGGAAGCCCACCATGGCGGGGCCGATCGCGGCACCGACGCCGTGCAGCAGCAGCACCGTGCTGCAGGCCGGCAGTACCTCGGCCGGATCGACGTGGTCCAGCAGGTGCGCCACCGCCACCGGGTACACGGCAAAAGCCAGCCCGCCGTACAGGAAGAAGGCGCCATAGAGCCCGGCCGTGGTGCCGTACGGCATCACCATCGCGATCCCCGCGGCGAGCGCTGCGCCAAGGCAGGCCGACGCCAGCGTCCGGCGCCGGTCGCCGCTGTCGGAGAACCGGCCGATCGGCCATTGCAGCAGCGCGCCGCCGACGATGGTGGCGGTCATGAACATGGCGATGCTGTCGGTATCCAGCCCGAGCCGCCCGGCATACACCGGTCCCAGCCCCCAGAAGACGCCGACCGCCAGGCCGGAGAACAAGGCGCCGGCGGATGCGGCCGGCGCCAGGCGGAACATGCGCCGCACGCCGAGCCGCTCCGCGTCGAGCAAGACAGGCTGCGCCATGCGCGTCGCCGTCACCGGCAGCATGGCGGCGCATACCAGGATCGCCGCGAGGGAGAACAGGGCGAACGACTCGGGCGACGCCACACGCAGCAGCTGCTGCCCGATCGCCAGCGCCACCAGGTTGATGGCCATGTAGACGGCAAAGACCCGTCCCCGCTGCGCCCCCTCCACCGTGGCGTTGAGCCAGCTCTCGATGACCGTGTACAGCCCGACCACGGCGATCCCCGTGCCGACGCGCAGCAAGCCCCAGCCCAGCGGCGTGACCCACATGGCGTGGAGCAGCACGGTGCAAGTGAAGAGCGCGCCGAAAAAGGAAAATGCGCGGATGTGTCCCATGCGCCGGATGACCGGCGGCGCAATGAAAGTGCCGACGAAGAAACCCAGGAAGTACGCGGACATGATGAGCCCGAGCACCTGGTCGCCGAAGCCCTCCAGGGTGCCGCGGACACCCAGCAAGGTGCCGAGCAGGCCGCTGCCGAGCAGCAGCACGGCGACGCCGGAGAACAGGGCGCTGAGGGGCACGATGGTGGCGAACATGGGATCCGGTCAGGACGGTCTGGTGGAGAAGCTGAAGTGGCGCTCACGGAACAGGCGAATGCACGCGGCCGCGACCGTCTTATCGTAGCGCACGCCGGCGCCGGCCGCGATTTCCGCCAGGGCGAGGTCGAGGCCTACCGCGGCACGGTAGGGCCGGTGCGAGGCCATCGACTCGACCACGTCGGCCACCGCCATGATGCGCGCCTCAAGCAGGATGTCGTCGCCGGCCAGGCCCTGCGGATAGCCGCTGCCGTCCATGCGCTCATGATGCTGGCGCACGACTTCGGCCACGGGCCAGTCGAACTCGATTCCCTGCAGGATGCGGAAGCCCTGTTCCGCATGCGTCCTGACCATATTCATCTCCAGCTCGCTGAGCCGGCCGGGCTTGGCGAGAATCTCGGAGGGTACGGTGATCTTGCCGATGTCGTGCAGGCGGCCGGTGATATTCAAGCCCTGGCAGGTGGCCGGGTCGAGGCCAAGCTCCTGGCCGATCGCCGCGGCCAACTCTCCCACGCGGGCCTCATGACCTGCCGTGTAGGGATCGCGCAGGTCGACCATGCGTGTCACCGCGTCCACGGTGCCGCGCATTGAGCGCTCCAGCCGCCGCACGTATTCGCGGATGCGTTTTTGCGCCTCGACCTGTTCACTGACGTCCTGCACCGTCGCGACGAAGTAATCCACCCGCCCGTCGGGAAAGCGCCGGCACCGCACGTCGATCTCCGCATGCAAGACGTCTCCGTCCTTGCGGATGAAACGCTTCTCGATCTGGTAGCCCTCGATCTCGCCGCGCATTACACGGTTGAACTCTGCGAGGTCCTTGCCCAGGTCGTCCCGGTGCGTGACCTCGACCCAGCTGAGCTTGCGGAACTCCTCCCGCGAGTAACCGAGCATCTGGCACAGTCGGTCGTTGAAGCGCACCCAGCGCCGGGTCTCGGGCGAGGTAATGGCCATGCCGATGAACGGCATGTCGAAAAACACGTCGATCCACGACCGGTCGCGTCGCGCCGCCCCGGTGTCGTCCCAGGCAAAGGGCTCGCGGATGATGAGCTGGCGCAACATGCGCGTCCCGAGCTGCAGCGACAGTGCATCGACTTCCACCGCGAGCATGCGGCCGTCGGAGGCACGGAAAATGCTCTCGTAGTAAGCGGTGCGGCGCTTGTCCCCGGTACCGGAGGGATCCACCTCCACTTCGTCGAGGCGCTTGCCGCACAGGACCGGCCGCGGCCAACCGAGGAGCCCGATGGCCGCGTCGTTCGCTTCGATGATCTTGCCCGACGCGTCGACCAGCAGCACCGCGTCCCGCACCTTGGCGGAGAGCTCGCGGAAGTGCTCCAGCAATGCGGCCGTGGTCGCGACCTGGCGCGCCGCGCGGCGTGTTTCGCGCCGCTGTTCGGAGCGCATCAGCAACCACAGCAAGGTTGCAGTGATCCCGACGAACGCCAGCCCCTTGAGCATCGAGACGAGCAATTGTTCTTCCTGCTGCGGCCAGAGCGCGCTGAGCAGGTAATCGGAGAAGACGATCCACAGCGCCGCCACGACCACGTAGATGCCGATGATCCGCGCAATGCTGCGGCTCTGGCGTCGCTCGCGTTCCTGCTGGGAGTGTCCGGCCTTCACCGCTGCACTCCCTTTTCGAGCCATTTTGCCTCAGCGCTCAAGGCTAAAGCCCTGCTCGCGCACCAGTCGCAGGCATGCAGACACCGCGGCCTGATCGTAAAGCGACCCCGCGTGTGCCTCGATATGGCTCAAGGCTTGCCCAACGGGCAGTGCGGGCCGGTAAGGCCGATGCGACACCATCGCGCTGATCGTGTCCGCCACGCCGAGAATGCGCGCCTCCAGCAGAATCTCGTCTCCGCTCAGGCCGCGCGGGTAGCCGCTGCCGTCCAACCGTTCGTGATGCTGGTGCACGATCTCGGCCAGCGGCCAGGGAAATGCCACGCTCTTCAGCAACTCGTACCCGGCGGTTGCGTGCAGCCGCACAAACTCGCGCTCGACTTCAGACAACTGTCCCGGCTTGCAAAGCAGGTCCGAGGGGATGGCGATTTTCCCGAGGTCAAAGACGGAGGCTGCCAACTCGAGGCCCTGGCAGCGCTCGTCAGGAAGCCCAAGCTCCCTGGCGATGGCCGTCGCCAGCATTGTGACCTGGCGATGGTGTCCGGCAGTGAACGGATCCCGCATTTCCACCATCTGGCCCAGGACATCGATGACACCCCGCAGTGCAGCCTGGACTTCACCGGCGTATCTGCGCTCACGCGCCGCGGCATGCATTTTCTCAGTCACGTCCTGGGCGACGCCTATGATGACACGTCGACCCTTGATGCAGGCGACGGCGCCGTGGGCTTCCACGATCAGCGGCCGCCCTTCCTGGTGGGCACCATGAAACTGGTAGCGCACCGATTCGATCTCTCCTGCAGCGCGGCGCCGCATCTGTTCCGCCACCAGGGCCTGGTCCTCCGGCGCCACGACTGAAAGAGCGGGTTCTCCGACCAGCGAACCCGGCTCGCGCCCGAACATGGCCTCCATGCTGGGACTCGCATAGCTGAAACGGCCCTCCTCCAGCATGTATGTGCCGAACACCGAATTCTCGACCAGGACGCGCAACCGCAGCTCCGTGTCCCTGAGTTCCTGCTCCGCCTCGTATCGCCGCGACACGTCGTGCACGATCGAGTACAAAAGCGGTCGCCCCGCAACCTGCACCAGTCCGGAGTATGCATCCACGTTGCGCACTTCGCCTGAGGCCAGCCGGTGACGGAACTCGAAGAACTGCTTGCGTTCGGAGCGGGCAAGTTCCATCCGCACTCGGATTTCCTCCGCGCTGAGGACGTTGAGGTCCCCGATCCGCATCTGGCGCAATTGCTCGCGGGAGTAACCATAGAACCTGGCCGCGGCCGGATTGGCATCGACGATCGCGGTCGTCTCCGGGTCGATCACCAGCATCACGGCGTGGTTGTTCTCGAACAACGCGCGGTAGCGCGCCTCGCTCTGCTCCATCGCCGTCTCCAGCCTGCGCCTGTCGGTGACGTCCAGCACCGAGACCACGCGCGCCGGCCGACCCCGGAACGCCATGCTGTGGGCCGACACCTCGACCTGCATCAGGCTTCCGTCTTTCTTCCGGTGCGTCCACACCTGGGCCGGGGAGTAGGTTTCGTCGCGATCACGATCGACATGGTCGAGCAGGCGCGGCACCTCCTCGGCCGGGCGAATATCCTTGATGGTCATGCCGAGCCACTCGTCGCGGGCATACCCGTAGGTGTCCACGGCCGCATCGTTGAACGCGAGAAAGCGCAGCGTATCCAGATCGTAGATCCACATCGGCACGGGATTGGCGCTGAACAGCTGCTCATAATCGCGGCCACTCGAGTCCAGAGCGCGATTCATCACCTCCAGCTGTGCCACCTTGCCGCAGAGTTTCTGCGCTAACAGGTGCGCGTGGCGCGCATAGAATGTCGCCTCATCGAGGACGACCTCGCGCGCCCTGAAAGGCACGCGGCCCTCCAGGTGAGCGTCGACCTGCGCGAGAACTTGCGCGTTATCCTGCCCCTTTTGGATGACGCCTGCGGCACCCGCCGCATGTGCGAAATCCATGTCCGTGTCTTCCGTGCATATCGCCGAGTAGAGCAGGAATGGAATGTGGCGCAATGCGGGGTCGGACAGCCAGGCTCTGCACAGCAGGAAGCCGTCCATGCCAGGCATCAGCGCTTCGGATATCACGATGTCAGGCCGCGCGTCGCGTGCCACCGCCAGGGCCCGGGCACCATCGCCGGCCTCGAGAGCGTCATGCCCCCGGCCGGCCAAGAGCCCCGCTAGCAAGGCCCGACTGGTCCCGTCGCTGTCGACGATGAGCACGCTTGCCATCGCAGCCTCCGTGACGTCGATCAATGGCCCCGCATCCTAACGCAAGGTTACAGGGGGTTTCGAGGACGCTGCAGGGAAGCGCGCAGGCAACACCTGCTCAGAGTGAATCATCCTCCGCAGGCACATCGCGCCACTTGCGGCGGCGCAGCACGCGAGCCACGACGGCGCGCGCTTGCTCGACCGGCAACGCCGCCGCCGGTTCGACCTCGACGAGGAAAGGCTCGCTCTGGCCCACTCCGGGGGGGGCGTCGTCCACCTCGATGAGCGAGTAACGGAAGCGTCGCCGCAGACCGCGCAGCAAAGCCATTTTCAAGCGAAAATGCATCGGATCGTCGTCTACCGGGAG encodes:
- a CDS encoding MFS transporter — protein: MFATIVPLSALFSGVAVLLLGSGLLGTLLGVRGTLEGFGDQVLGLIMSAYFLGFFVGTFIAPPVIRRMGHIRAFSFFGALFTCTVLLHAMWVTPLGWGLLRVGTGIAVVGLYTVIESWLNATVEGAQRGRVFAVYMAINLVALAIGQQLLRVASPESFALFSLAAILVCAAMLPVTATRMAQPVLLDAERLGVRRMFRLAPAASAGALFSGLAVGVFWGLGPVYAGRLGLDTDSIAMFMTATIVGGALLQWPIGRFSDSGDRRRTLASACLGAALAAGIAMVMPYGTTAGLYGAFFLYGGLAFAVYPVAVAHLLDHVDPAEVLPACSTVLLLHGVGAAIGPAMVGFLMAHFGPRALPGALMTLQLVLGLYVLARLSLRRRESTTDSHFHPMLRTTPTAMEMLPEAEPALEAAAAAAQEEIPAADAPQGAERQPR
- a CDS encoding HD domain-containing phosphohydrolase gives rise to the protein MKAGHSQQERERRQSRSIARIIGIYVVVAALWIVFSDYLLSALWPQQEEQLLVSMLKGLAFVGITATLLWLLMRSEQRRETRRAARQVATTAALLEHFRELSAKVRDAVLLVDASGKIIEANDAAIGLLGWPRPVLCGKRLDEVEVDPSGTGDKRRTAYYESIFRASDGRMLAVEVDALSLQLGTRMLRQLIIREPFAWDDTGAARRDRSWIDVFFDMPFIGMAITSPETRRWVRFNDRLCQMLGYSREEFRKLSWVEVTHRDDLGKDLAEFNRVMRGEIEGYQIEKRFIRKDGDVLHAEIDVRCRRFPDGRVDYFVATVQDVSEQVEAQKRIREYVRRLERSMRGTVDAVTRMVDLRDPYTAGHEARVGELAAAIGQELGLDPATCQGLNITGRLHDIGKITVPSEILAKPGRLSELEMNMVRTHAEQGFRILQGIEFDWPVAEVVRQHHERMDGSGYPQGLAGDDILLEARIMAVADVVESMASHRPYRAAVGLDLALAEIAAGAGVRYDKTVAAACIRLFRERHFSFSTRPS
- a CDS encoding DUF3943 domain-containing protein, with product MLGCLPAAALAAMSSPAPGSALGTATATATAPEGPDRAGLRRDTSFLLSYQVGTVVVLYTLPESVTNWTEEQRSDYSLDSWWQNVRNPQWDSDDFYLNYVLHPYWGAAYYVRARERGYDERASLWYSFAMSSAFEFGVEALFEEPSIQDIIVTPVAGAILGEYFMGVRARTQALYEPGEPMEFRHRALLALSDPIGAINRQVESWLGIEEGNASFRPYMTTGPRRHASRFDGDIGPDETIYGLRLYYRW
- a CDS encoding PAS domain S-box protein, whose amino-acid sequence is MASVLIVDSDGTSRALLAGLLAGRGHDALEAGDGARALAVARDARPDIVISEALMPGMDGFLLCRAWLSDPALRHIPFLLYSAICTEDTDMDFAHAAGAAGVIQKGQDNAQVLAQVDAHLEGRVPFRAREVVLDEATFYARHAHLLAQKLCGKVAQLEVMNRALDSSGRDYEQLFSANPVPMWIYDLDTLRFLAFNDAAVDTYGYARDEWLGMTIKDIRPAEEVPRLLDHVDRDRDETYSPAQVWTHRKKDGSLMQVEVSAHSMAFRGRPARVVSVLDVTDRRRLETAMEQSEARYRALFENNHAVMLVIDPETTAIVDANPAAARFYGYSREQLRQMRIGDLNVLSAEEIRVRMELARSERKQFFEFRHRLASGEVRNVDAYSGLVQVAGRPLLYSIVHDVSRRYEAEQELRDTELRLRVLVENSVFGTYMLEEGRFSYASPSMEAMFGREPGSLVGEPALSVVAPEDQALVAEQMRRRAAGEIESVRYQFHGAHQEGRPLIVEAHGAVACIKGRRVIIGVAQDVTEKMHAAARERRYAGEVQAALRGVIDVLGQMVEMRDPFTAGHHRQVTMLATAIARELGLPDERCQGLELAASVFDLGKIAIPSDLLCKPGQLSEVEREFVRLHATAGYELLKSVAFPWPLAEIVHQHHERLDGSGYPRGLSGDEILLEARILGVADTISAMVSHRPYRPALPVGQALSHIEAHAGSLYDQAAVSACLRLVREQGFSLER
- a CDS encoding DUF3187 family protein, with protein sequence MKPSPTSQVRGALYLLALLLTPSGPALAQAVLFDVHNQHPLVQLHAPPAPGERAPVAPGQWRWDLGLRLNNNSIQDGDAEAERIVLDGETYRSAFTVSRGLRPGLAVAATVPLVAHSSGFMDGFITDWHDLWGLSNERRNAFENNQLDFSYLQDGAAQVALRESARGLGDVRLDLDWHVRPAGQDQRSLVLRGGVKLPTGSSDRLLGSGGTDLSLQVLSSDHRSFAAWNVSLAWSLGALWLGESEVLDSMREDFVGIASAGLRWRMNPRFEAGMQVDLHTAVYDSELRALGAGGIQLTTGVGLRLRDSSLVELAMLQNLRTDTIPDFGLYLGWRSAP